The following proteins come from a genomic window of Schistocerca gregaria isolate iqSchGreg1 chromosome X, iqSchGreg1.2, whole genome shotgun sequence:
- the LOC126297584 gene encoding thymosin beta isoform X4 has protein sequence MANPASPSLKDLPKVAPDFKSELEGFKPDKMKKAETHEKNVLPTAEDVATEKTQKALLQGVEKFDTGKLKHTETQEKNPLPDKDVVRQEKVHQNLLEGVEHFDKSSMKHTQTQEKNPLPDPEAIQQEKGKQNLIAGIENFDTSKLKHTETQEKNPLPTKEAIDEEKKA, from the exons ATGGCCAACCCAGCAAGTCCATCCTTGAAGGATCTCCCAAAAGTTGCTCCAGACTTTAAAAGTGAACTGGAAGGTTTCAAGCCAGACAAGATGAAAAAGGCAGAGACTCATGAAAAAAATGTTCTGCCTACTGCTGAAG ATGTGGCCACTGAGAAGACACAGAAGGCTTTGTTGCAGGGTGTTGAAAAATTTGACACAGGAAAACTAAAACACACAGAAACCCAAGAGAAAAATCCCCTTCCTGATAAAGATG TTGTTAGACAGGAGAAAGTTCACCAGAATTTACTGGAAGGTGTGGAACATTTTGACAAATCTTCgatgaaacacacacaaacacaagaaaAGAATCCTCTGCCAGATCCAGAAG CAATCCAACAAGAGAAAGGAAAGCAAAATCTGATTGCTGGAATTGAGAACTTTGATACAAGCAAACTGAAACATACAGAAACTCAGGAGAAAAATCCACTGCCAACAAAAGAAG CTATTGATGAAGAAAAGAAGGCATAA
- the LOC126297584 gene encoding thymosin beta isoform X2 encodes MPVAPAAGMARATYETYGAMPSLARTYILVMANPASPSLKDLPKVAPDFKSELEGFKPDKMKKAETHEKNVLPTAEDVATEKTQKALLQGVEKFDTGKLKHTETQEKNPLPDKDVVRQEKVHQNLLEGVEHFDKSSMKHTQTQEKNPLPDPEAIQQEKGKQNLIAGIENFDTSKLKHTETQEKNPLPTKEAIDEEKKA; translated from the exons ATGCCCGTGGCGCCAGCTGCCGGCATGGCCCGCGCAACCTATGAAACCTATGGTGCTATGCCGAGTTTAGCAAGGACGTA CATTTTAGTGATGGCCAACCCAGCAAGTCCATCCTTGAAGGATCTCCCAAAAGTTGCTCCAGACTTTAAAAGTGAACTGGAAGGTTTCAAGCCAGACAAGATGAAAAAGGCAGAGACTCATGAAAAAAATGTTCTGCCTACTGCTGAAG ATGTGGCCACTGAGAAGACACAGAAGGCTTTGTTGCAGGGTGTTGAAAAATTTGACACAGGAAAACTAAAACACACAGAAACCCAAGAGAAAAATCCCCTTCCTGATAAAGATG TTGTTAGACAGGAGAAAGTTCACCAGAATTTACTGGAAGGTGTGGAACATTTTGACAAATCTTCgatgaaacacacacaaacacaagaaaAGAATCCTCTGCCAGATCCAGAAG CAATCCAACAAGAGAAAGGAAAGCAAAATCTGATTGCTGGAATTGAGAACTTTGATACAAGCAAACTGAAACATACAGAAACTCAGGAGAAAAATCCACTGCCAACAAAAGAAG CTATTGATGAAGAAAAGAAGGCATAA
- the LOC126297584 gene encoding thymosin beta isoform X3 — protein MPVAPAAGMARATYETYGAMPSLARTYILVMANPASPSLKDLPKVAPDFKSELEGFKPDKMKKAETHEKNVLPTAEDVKQEKQHSELIQGVENFKPERLKRTNTQEKIVLPNAEDVATEKTQKALLQGVEKFDTGKLKHTETQEKNPLPDKDAIQQEKGKQNLIAGIENFDTSKLKHTETQEKNPLPTKEAIDEEKKA, from the exons ATGCCCGTGGCGCCAGCTGCCGGCATGGCCCGCGCAACCTATGAAACCTATGGTGCTATGCCGAGTTTAGCAAGGACGTA CATTTTAGTGATGGCCAACCCAGCAAGTCCATCCTTGAAGGATCTCCCAAAAGTTGCTCCAGACTTTAAAAGTGAACTGGAAGGTTTCAAGCCAGACAAGATGAAAAAGGCAGAGACTCATGAAAAAAATGTTCTGCCTACTGCTGAAG ATGTGAAACAGGAGAAGCAACACTCGGAACTTATTCAGGGAGTCGAGAACTTTAAACCCGAGAGGTTAAAGAGGACAAATACTCAGGAAAAAATAGTCCTTCCTAATGCTGAAG ATGTGGCCACTGAGAAGACACAGAAGGCTTTGTTGCAGGGTGTTGAAAAATTTGACACAGGAAAACTAAAACACACAGAAACCCAAGAGAAAAATCCCCTTCCTGATAAAGATG CAATCCAACAAGAGAAAGGAAAGCAAAATCTGATTGCTGGAATTGAGAACTTTGATACAAGCAAACTGAAACATACAGAAACTCAGGAGAAAAATCCACTGCCAACAAAAGAAG CTATTGATGAAGAAAAGAAGGCATAA
- the LOC126297584 gene encoding thymosin beta isoform X1 has product MPVAPAAGMARATYETYGAMPSLARTYILVMANPASPSLKDLPKVAPDFKSELEGFKPDKMKKAETHEKNVLPTAEDVKQEKQHSELIQGVENFKPERLKRTNTQEKIVLPNAEDVATEKTQKALLQGVEKFDTGKLKHTETQEKNPLPDKDVVRQEKVHQNLLEGVEHFDKSSMKHTQTQEKNPLPDPEAIQQEKGKQNLIAGIENFDTSKLKHTETQEKNPLPTKEAIDEEKKA; this is encoded by the exons ATGCCCGTGGCGCCAGCTGCCGGCATGGCCCGCGCAACCTATGAAACCTATGGTGCTATGCCGAGTTTAGCAAGGACGTA CATTTTAGTGATGGCCAACCCAGCAAGTCCATCCTTGAAGGATCTCCCAAAAGTTGCTCCAGACTTTAAAAGTGAACTGGAAGGTTTCAAGCCAGACAAGATGAAAAAGGCAGAGACTCATGAAAAAAATGTTCTGCCTACTGCTGAAG ATGTGAAACAGGAGAAGCAACACTCGGAACTTATTCAGGGAGTCGAGAACTTTAAACCCGAGAGGTTAAAGAGGACAAATACTCAGGAAAAAATAGTCCTTCCTAATGCTGAAG ATGTGGCCACTGAGAAGACACAGAAGGCTTTGTTGCAGGGTGTTGAAAAATTTGACACAGGAAAACTAAAACACACAGAAACCCAAGAGAAAAATCCCCTTCCTGATAAAGATG TTGTTAGACAGGAGAAAGTTCACCAGAATTTACTGGAAGGTGTGGAACATTTTGACAAATCTTCgatgaaacacacacaaacacaagaaaAGAATCCTCTGCCAGATCCAGAAG CAATCCAACAAGAGAAAGGAAAGCAAAATCTGATTGCTGGAATTGAGAACTTTGATACAAGCAAACTGAAACATACAGAAACTCAGGAGAAAAATCCACTGCCAACAAAAGAAG CTATTGATGAAGAAAAGAAGGCATAA